A single region of the Oncorhynchus keta strain PuntledgeMale-10-30-2019 chromosome 4, Oket_V2, whole genome shotgun sequence genome encodes:
- the LOC118380159 gene encoding cullin-4B-like isoform X2, producing MESLVEGLPSPNPPPPTQEARPAASDVNNDSSITSSKKRKINSSEREDIDSISSSPKTTNYSSSSCSSTSQHIQKKLRFEDSVDFIGLDVKMAEESSASCSSNKMKTVFLAGGVGHHANGLTKTAGSTTFSNSKPGAAKKLVIKNFKEKPKLPENYTHETWQKLKEAVEAIQNSISIKYNLEELYQAVENLCSHKISAKLYKQLQVVCEDHIKAQIDQFREDALDSTLFLKKIDKCWQDHCRQMIMIRSIFLFLDRTYVLQNSMLPSVWDMGLELFRFYIISDMKVQSKTIDGILLLIERERSGETVDRSLLRSLLSMLSDLQIYQDSFEQRFLEETNRLYAAEGQRLMQEREVPDYLHHVNKRLEEEADRVITYLDQSTQKPLIATVEKQLLGEHLTATLQKGLNHLLDENRIQDLCLLYQLFSRVRGGVLVLLQHWIEYIKAFGSTMVINPEKDKTMVQELLDFKDKVDHIIHICFMKNEKFVNAMKEAFETFINKRTNKPAELIAKHVDWKLRAGNKEATDEELEKMLDKIMIIFRFIYGKDVFEAFYKKDLAKRLLVGKSASVDAEKSMLSKLKHECGAAFTSKLEGMFKDMELSKDIMVQFKQCQNLPGNIELTVNILTMGYWPTYVPMEVHLLPEMVRLQEIFKTFYLGKHSGRKLQWQSTLGHCVLKAEFKEGKKELQVSLFQTLVLLMFNEGEEFTLEEIKLATGIEDGELRRTLQSLACGKARVIHKVPKSKDVEDGDKFSCNDDFKHKLFRIKINQIQMKETVEEQASTTERVYQDRQYQIDAAIVRIMKMRKTLSHNLLVSEVYNQLKFPVKPADLKKRIESLIDRDYMERDKENPNQYNYVA from the exons ATGGAATCGCTTGTAGAAG GTTTACCTTCCCCTAATCCCCCACCGCCAACCCAAGAGGCTAGACCAGCAGCTTCAGATGTAAATAACGACAGCAGTATCACGTCTTCGAAGAAGAGGAAAATAAACAGTTCTGAGAGGGAAGACATTGATTCAATCTCTTCATCTCCTAAAACCACAAATTATTcatcttcctcctgctcctccacttCGCAACACATTCAGAAGAAGTTGAGGTTCGAAGATTCAGTAGATTTCATTGGACTGGATGTGAAAATGGCCGAGGAGTCGTCTGCATCGTGTTCTTCTAACAAgatgaaaacagtttttttggcTGGGGGTGTTGGGCACCATGCAAACGGGCTGACGAAAACGGCAGGCTCCACTACCTTCTCCAACAGCAAACCTGGCGCTGCAAAGAAACTAgtcatcaagaacttcaaag AAAAGCCCAAATTACCAGAGAACTACACACACGAGACCTGGCAAAAGCTAAAGGAGGCGGTCGAGGCCATTCAGAACAGCATTTCAATCAAGTACAATCTTGAGGAGCTCTACCAG GCTGTGGAGAACCTCTGCTCCCATAAGATATCAGCCAAGCTCTACAAACAACTACAGGTTGTGTGTGAAGACCACATCAAGGCACAAATCGATCAATTCAGAGA GGATGCACTGGACAGTACACTCTTCCTGAAGAAAATAGACAAGTGTTGGCAAGATCACTGCAGACAAATG ATCATGATTAGAAGTATATTTTTGTTCTTGGACCGCACCTATGTTTTACAAAATTCAATGCTCCCATCAGTCTG GGACATGGGCCTGGAGTTGTTTAGGTTTTACATTATCAGCGACATGAAGGTCCAGAGCAAGACCATCGACGGAATCCTGCTGCTCATCGAGAGGGAGCGCAGCGGCGAGACCGTCGACCGTAGCCTGCTGCGGAGCCTATTGAGCATGCTTTCTGACCTGCAG ATTTATCAGGACTCCTTTGAACAGCGCTTTTTGGAGGAGACTAATCGTCTGTATGCCGCTGAGGGACAGAGGCTGatgcaggagagagag GTCCCAGATTATCTCCATCACGTCAACAAACGCTTAGAGGAGGAAGCAGACAGAGTCATCACGTATCTAGACCAGAGCACACA AAAACCTCTCATTGCCACTGTGGAAAAGCAACTACTGGGTGAACATCTCACTGCAACACTGCAGAAAG GCTTGAATCACCTGCTAGATGAGAACAGAATCCAGGACTTGTGTCTTCTCTATCAGCTCTTCAGTCGGGTGAGAGGGGGCGTGCTAGTCCTCCTACAACACTGGATCGAGTACATCAAG GCCTTTGGAAGTACGATGGTCATTAACCCTGAGAAGGACAAGACCATGGTACAGGAGCTGCTGGACTTCAAGGACAAGGTGGACCACATCATCCACATCTGTTTCATGAAGAATGAGAAGTTTGTCAATGCCATGAAGGAAGCCTTCGAGACCTTCATCAACAAGAGGACAAACAAACCTGCTGAGCTCATTG CAAAACACGTGGATTGGAAGCTGAGGGCGGGGAACAAGGAGGCCACGGACGAGGAGCTGGAGAAGATGTTGGACAAGATCATGATCATCTTCCGATTCATTTATG GAAAAGACGTTTTTGAGGCCTTCTACAAGAAAGATCTGGCCAAGAGGTTGCTGGTGGGAAAGAGTGCCTCCGTGGATGCCGAGAAGTCCATGCTGTCGAAACTGAAACATG AATGTGGAGCGGCATTCACCAGCAAGCTGGAAGGCATGTTCAAGGACATGGAGCTTTCCAAGGACATCATGGTGCAGTTCAAACAG TGTCAAAACCTCCCTGGTAACATTGAGCTGACAGTGAACATCCTCACCATGGGATACTGGCCCACCTACGTGCCAATGGAGGTCCATCTGCTCCCAGAG ATGGTGCGGCTGCAGGAGATTTTCAAGACGTTTTACCTCGGCAAGCACAGTGGCAGAAAGCTACAGTGGCAGTCGACATTAGGCCATTGTGTTTTAAAAGCTGAATTTAAAGAG GGCAAAAAGGAGCTTCAGGTATCCCTGTTTCAGACACTAGTGCTGCTCATGTTCAATGaaggagaggaattcaccttagAGGAGATCAAGCTAGCTACAGGAATAG AGGATGGCGAGCTGCGGCGGACCCTGCAGTCGTTGGCGTGTGGCAAGGCGCGCGTCATCCATAAAGTCCCCAAAAGCAAAGACGTGGAGGACGGAGACAAGTTCTCGTGTAACGATGACTTCAAACACAAACTCTTCAGGATCAAGATCAATCAGATCCAGATGAAAGAAACG GTGGAGGAGCAAGCCAGCACCACGGAACGAGTCTACCAGGACCGGCAGTATCAGATCGATGCCGCCATCGTCAGGATCATGAAGATGAGGAAGACTCTGAGCCATAACCTCTTGGTGTCGGAAGTGTACAACCAACTCAAGTTCCCTGTCAAG
- the LOC118380132 gene encoding C1GALT1-specific chaperone 1-like codes for MFSEGSSFVKGIALGGTFCLLLSLLGSFAPGMQSSPEDHHHHHIKAPTKDELQSLSDSQMVELSQRVRVYCVIMVQPSVLVYWSTAKDTWGKHCDQAVFYSSESAKALEAVDLNEQDEWAKLRKALKHAYDNAGDLRWFFVARPTTFAIIENLKYLVLAKDPNEPFYIGHAMKSGELEYVEYQSGIVLSYEALKRLVNVFKDEEKCPERGRALWKLSEEKQLAICLKYTGVFAENGEDIQGKSLFNSKSVGSLIQDSMDKKNLDVVEGCCSDLAITFSGMSPNQMQVMMFGVYRLRPYGHNFHDSLIFLPPEGSDND; via the coding sequence ATGTTTTCGGAAGGCAGCTCCTTTGTGAAGGGGATAGCCCTGGGAGgcacattctgcctgttgttgTCCCTGTTGGGGAGCTTTGCACCAGGCATGCAGTCCAGCCcagaggaccaccaccaccaccacatcaagGCTCCCACCAAGGACGAGCTACAGAGCCTGTCTGATTCCCAGATGGTGGAGCTGAGCCAGAGAGTGCGAGTCTATTGCGTCATCATGGTTCAGCCTTCTGTCCTGGTGTATTGGTCCACAGCCAAGGACACCTGGGGTAAACACTGCGACCAAGCCGTATTCTACAGCTCTGAGTCGGCCAAAGCTCTGGAAGCGGTGGACCTTAACGAACAGGACGAGTGGGCCAAGCTGCGCAAGGCCCTGAAGCATGCGTATGACAATGCCGGTGACCTGCGCTGGTTCTTCGTGGCACGCCCCACCACCTTCGCCATTATCGAGAACCTCAAGTATCTCGTTCTGGCCAAGGACCCCAACGAGCCCTTCTACATTGGCCATGCCATGAAATCGGGCGAACTGGAGTATGTGGAGTACCAGAGCGGCATTGTGCTGAGCTATGAGGCACTCAAGAGGCTGGTGAATGTGTTCAAGGATGAGGAGAAGTGTCCGGAGCGAGGCAGAGCCCTGTGGAAGCTGAGCGAGGAGAAACAATTAGCTATATGTCTGAAGTACACCGGAGTCTTTGCAGAGAATGGCGAGGACATACAGGGTAAGAGCCTGTTCAACAGTAAGAGTGTGGGTTCACTCATCCAAGACAGCATGGACAAAAAAAACTTGGACGTGGTGGAGGGCTGCTGCTCGGACTTAGCCATTACCTTCAGCGGAATGTCACCAAACCAGATGCAGGTCATGATGTTTGGAGTTTACAGACTACGCCCGTATGGGCACAACTTTCATGATTCCTTGATATTCCTGCCCCCTGAGGGCTCTGACAATGATTAA
- the mcts1 gene encoding malignant T-cell-amplified sequence 1: MFKKFDEKENVSNCIQLKTSVIKGIKNQLLDQFPDIESWLNHIMPKKDPVKIVRCHEHIEILTVNGELLFFRQREGPFYPTLRLLHKYPFILPHQQVDKGAIKFVLSGANIMCPGLTSPGAKLYPSASETVVAIMAEGKQHALCVGVMKMSAEDIEKVNKGVGVETVHYLNDGLWHMKTYK, from the exons ATGTTTAAGAA ATTTGATGAGAAGGAAAATGTTTCCAACTGTATTCAGCTGAAGACCTCTGTAATCAAAGGCATCAAAAACCAGCTGTTGGACCAGTTTCCAGACATTGAGTCATGGCTCAACCATATCATGCCAAAAAAGGACCCTGTCAAAATAGTGCGATG CCATGAACACATTGAAATCTTGACGGTGAATGGAGAATTGCTCTTCTTCAGACAAAGAGAAGGACCGTTCTACCCAACCCTCCGACTGCTGCATAAGT ACCCCTTTATTCTTCCACACCAACAAGTAGACAAAGGGGCCATCAAGTTTGTCTTAAGTGGAGCCAATATCATGTGTCCTGGATTGACGTCCCCAGGCGCCAAACTCTACCCCTCTGCCTCAGAAACAGTAGTT GCCATAATGGCGGAGGGCAAGCAACATGCCCTTTGTGTCGGAGTCATGAAGATGTCTGCAGAAGACAT AGAGAAAGTCAACAAGGGAGTAGGAGTTGAAACTGTTCACTATCTTAATGATGGACTGTGGCACATGAAGACGTATAAGTGA
- the LOC118380159 gene encoding cullin-4B-like isoform X1 yields MISRLAIAIRICIHFFMFPIGLPSPNPPPPTQEARPAASDVNNDSSITSSKKRKINSSEREDIDSISSSPKTTNYSSSSCSSTSQHIQKKLRFEDSVDFIGLDVKMAEESSASCSSNKMKTVFLAGGVGHHANGLTKTAGSTTFSNSKPGAAKKLVIKNFKEKPKLPENYTHETWQKLKEAVEAIQNSISIKYNLEELYQAVENLCSHKISAKLYKQLQVVCEDHIKAQIDQFREDALDSTLFLKKIDKCWQDHCRQMIMIRSIFLFLDRTYVLQNSMLPSVWDMGLELFRFYIISDMKVQSKTIDGILLLIERERSGETVDRSLLRSLLSMLSDLQIYQDSFEQRFLEETNRLYAAEGQRLMQEREVPDYLHHVNKRLEEEADRVITYLDQSTQKPLIATVEKQLLGEHLTATLQKGLNHLLDENRIQDLCLLYQLFSRVRGGVLVLLQHWIEYIKAFGSTMVINPEKDKTMVQELLDFKDKVDHIIHICFMKNEKFVNAMKEAFETFINKRTNKPAELIAKHVDWKLRAGNKEATDEELEKMLDKIMIIFRFIYGKDVFEAFYKKDLAKRLLVGKSASVDAEKSMLSKLKHECGAAFTSKLEGMFKDMELSKDIMVQFKQCQNLPGNIELTVNILTMGYWPTYVPMEVHLLPEMVRLQEIFKTFYLGKHSGRKLQWQSTLGHCVLKAEFKEGKKELQVSLFQTLVLLMFNEGEEFTLEEIKLATGIEDGELRRTLQSLACGKARVIHKVPKSKDVEDGDKFSCNDDFKHKLFRIKINQIQMKETVEEQASTTERVYQDRQYQIDAAIVRIMKMRKTLSHNLLVSEVYNQLKFPVKPADLKKRIESLIDRDYMERDKENPNQYNYVA; encoded by the exons ATGATTAGTAGACTGGCTATAGCTATTAGAATTTGTATTCATTTTTTCATGTTTCCAATAGGTTTACCTTCCCCTAATCCCCCACCGCCAACCCAAGAGGCTAGACCAGCAGCTTCAGATGTAAATAACGACAGCAGTATCACGTCTTCGAAGAAGAGGAAAATAAACAGTTCTGAGAGGGAAGACATTGATTCAATCTCTTCATCTCCTAAAACCACAAATTATTcatcttcctcctgctcctccacttCGCAACACATTCAGAAGAAGTTGAGGTTCGAAGATTCAGTAGATTTCATTGGACTGGATGTGAAAATGGCCGAGGAGTCGTCTGCATCGTGTTCTTCTAACAAgatgaaaacagtttttttggcTGGGGGTGTTGGGCACCATGCAAACGGGCTGACGAAAACGGCAGGCTCCACTACCTTCTCCAACAGCAAACCTGGCGCTGCAAAGAAACTAgtcatcaagaacttcaaag AAAAGCCCAAATTACCAGAGAACTACACACACGAGACCTGGCAAAAGCTAAAGGAGGCGGTCGAGGCCATTCAGAACAGCATTTCAATCAAGTACAATCTTGAGGAGCTCTACCAG GCTGTGGAGAACCTCTGCTCCCATAAGATATCAGCCAAGCTCTACAAACAACTACAGGTTGTGTGTGAAGACCACATCAAGGCACAAATCGATCAATTCAGAGA GGATGCACTGGACAGTACACTCTTCCTGAAGAAAATAGACAAGTGTTGGCAAGATCACTGCAGACAAATG ATCATGATTAGAAGTATATTTTTGTTCTTGGACCGCACCTATGTTTTACAAAATTCAATGCTCCCATCAGTCTG GGACATGGGCCTGGAGTTGTTTAGGTTTTACATTATCAGCGACATGAAGGTCCAGAGCAAGACCATCGACGGAATCCTGCTGCTCATCGAGAGGGAGCGCAGCGGCGAGACCGTCGACCGTAGCCTGCTGCGGAGCCTATTGAGCATGCTTTCTGACCTGCAG ATTTATCAGGACTCCTTTGAACAGCGCTTTTTGGAGGAGACTAATCGTCTGTATGCCGCTGAGGGACAGAGGCTGatgcaggagagagag GTCCCAGATTATCTCCATCACGTCAACAAACGCTTAGAGGAGGAAGCAGACAGAGTCATCACGTATCTAGACCAGAGCACACA AAAACCTCTCATTGCCACTGTGGAAAAGCAACTACTGGGTGAACATCTCACTGCAACACTGCAGAAAG GCTTGAATCACCTGCTAGATGAGAACAGAATCCAGGACTTGTGTCTTCTCTATCAGCTCTTCAGTCGGGTGAGAGGGGGCGTGCTAGTCCTCCTACAACACTGGATCGAGTACATCAAG GCCTTTGGAAGTACGATGGTCATTAACCCTGAGAAGGACAAGACCATGGTACAGGAGCTGCTGGACTTCAAGGACAAGGTGGACCACATCATCCACATCTGTTTCATGAAGAATGAGAAGTTTGTCAATGCCATGAAGGAAGCCTTCGAGACCTTCATCAACAAGAGGACAAACAAACCTGCTGAGCTCATTG CAAAACACGTGGATTGGAAGCTGAGGGCGGGGAACAAGGAGGCCACGGACGAGGAGCTGGAGAAGATGTTGGACAAGATCATGATCATCTTCCGATTCATTTATG GAAAAGACGTTTTTGAGGCCTTCTACAAGAAAGATCTGGCCAAGAGGTTGCTGGTGGGAAAGAGTGCCTCCGTGGATGCCGAGAAGTCCATGCTGTCGAAACTGAAACATG AATGTGGAGCGGCATTCACCAGCAAGCTGGAAGGCATGTTCAAGGACATGGAGCTTTCCAAGGACATCATGGTGCAGTTCAAACAG TGTCAAAACCTCCCTGGTAACATTGAGCTGACAGTGAACATCCTCACCATGGGATACTGGCCCACCTACGTGCCAATGGAGGTCCATCTGCTCCCAGAG ATGGTGCGGCTGCAGGAGATTTTCAAGACGTTTTACCTCGGCAAGCACAGTGGCAGAAAGCTACAGTGGCAGTCGACATTAGGCCATTGTGTTTTAAAAGCTGAATTTAAAGAG GGCAAAAAGGAGCTTCAGGTATCCCTGTTTCAGACACTAGTGCTGCTCATGTTCAATGaaggagaggaattcaccttagAGGAGATCAAGCTAGCTACAGGAATAG AGGATGGCGAGCTGCGGCGGACCCTGCAGTCGTTGGCGTGTGGCAAGGCGCGCGTCATCCATAAAGTCCCCAAAAGCAAAGACGTGGAGGACGGAGACAAGTTCTCGTGTAACGATGACTTCAAACACAAACTCTTCAGGATCAAGATCAATCAGATCCAGATGAAAGAAACG GTGGAGGAGCAAGCCAGCACCACGGAACGAGTCTACCAGGACCGGCAGTATCAGATCGATGCCGCCATCGTCAGGATCATGAAGATGAGGAAGACTCTGAGCCATAACCTCTTGGTGTCGGAAGTGTACAACCAACTCAAGTTCCCTGTCAAG